In Desulfobacteraceae bacterium, a single window of DNA contains:
- a CDS encoding YqgE/AlgH family protein, with product MDSHYPGSLKGQFLIAMPTLMDPNFSMTITYICEHTAGGALGLVINRVHPSLCGKDLFEELKIEYVPEFQSIPIHIGGPVHMGEVFILHGQPLEWEGSLGVSAGLALSNTRDILEAIAVGRGPRSFIIALGCAGWGADQLEGEIKANTWLTSPALEDIIFDLPVEERWAKALEHLGIDPAWLSGTAGHA from the coding sequence ATGGACAGCCATTACCCGGGGTCTCTCAAGGGGCAGTTTCTGATCGCCATGCCGACCCTGATGGACCCGAACTTTTCGATGACGATCACCTACATCTGCGAGCACACCGCCGGCGGGGCGCTGGGGCTGGTGATCAACCGCGTGCACCCCAGCCTGTGCGGCAAGGACCTCTTCGAAGAGCTCAAAATCGAGTACGTACCCGAATTCCAGTCCATTCCGATCCACATCGGCGGCCCGGTGCACATGGGCGAGGTCTTCATTCTCCACGGCCAGCCCCTGGAGTGGGAGGGCAGCCTGGGGGTCTCCGCGGGGCTTGCCCTCAGCAACACCCGCGATATCCTCGAGGCCATCGCCGTGGGGCGCGGGCCGCGGTCGTTCATCATCGCCCTGGGGTGCGCGGGCTGGGGGGCCGATCAGCTGGAGGGCGAGATCAAGGCCAACACCTGGCTGACCAGCCCGGCGCTGGAAGACATCATCTTCGATCTGCCCGTCGAGGAGCGCTGGGCCAAGGCACTAGAGCATCTGGGGATCGACCCGGCCTGGCTGTCGGGGACGGCAGGGCATGCCTAG